Proteins encoded in a region of the Nicotiana tomentosiformis chromosome 9, ASM39032v3, whole genome shotgun sequence genome:
- the LOC138899203 gene encoding uncharacterized protein: protein MVTTLVDTPPTQPARGGGPTGRGRPRGGGQARYYALPTRTEAIASNLVITGIVPVCHRDPSVIFDPGSTYSYVSSYFAPYLGISRDSFSSPVYVSTPVRDSIVVDCVYRSCLVFLGSFETRDDLLLLNMVDFDVILGMDLVSPYHAILDCHAETGTLAMLDLPRLECRGTLDYIPSKLVSFLKAQQMVGKGYDAYLAYMRDISVDTPTVKSVPVVRNYPNVFPVDLLGMPPDRDIDFGIDLLPGIQPIYIPLYLMAPTELKE, encoded by the coding sequence atggttaCCACACTAGTTGAcactccacctacacagccagccagaggtggaggtccgacaggtagaggtcgccctagagggggaggccaagccagatattatgctcttcctactaGGACGGAGGCGATTGCATCCAACttagttatcacaggtattgttccggtctgtcatagagatccATCAGTcatatttgatccaggctccacttattcctatgtatcatcttactttgctccatatttgggtatatcccgtgattcttttaGTTCTCCcgtgtatgtgtccacgccagtgagagattccattgttgttgactgtgtgtatcggtcgtgtttagtttttcttggtagttttgagaccagagatgACCTATTgttgctcaatatggtagattttgatgttatcctgggtatggatttggtgtcgccctatcatgctatccttgattgtcatgcagAGACGGGGACGTTGGCTATGCTAGATTTGCCGCGGTTGGAGTgcagaggtactttagattatattcctagcaagttggtgtctttccttaaggcacaacaAATGGTTGGAAAGGGATATGATGCGTATCTAGCATATATGAGAGatatcagtgttgatactcctaccgttaagtcagttccggtagtgaggaaTTATCCAAATGTATTTCCAGTAGATCTTctgggtatgccgcccgatagggatatcgattttggtattgatttgttaccgggcattcagcccatttatattccactATATcttatggccccaacagagttgaaggagtag
- the LOC138899202 gene encoding uncharacterized protein codes for METYAKSYDIKVWHFIKKGNLPLPQAKNDKIIESQVNAKAKNLLYNSKSGEKYEKISSSETAKEMWDKLEVAHEGTNKVIDTRINLLIHDYELFQMKDEESVEEMFSRFSKLLEI; via the exons ATGGAAACTTATGCAAAGTCGTATGACATCAAAGTATGGCACTTCATCAAGAAAGGGAATCTCCCCTTACCACAAGCAAAAAATGACAAAATTATTGAAAGCCAG GtaaatgctaaagccaagaaccTTCTATATAATTCCAAAAGcggtgaaaaatatgaaaagatCTCAAGCAGTGAAACTGCAAAAGAAATGTGGGACAAGCTAGAAGTTGCCCATGAAGGAACAAACAAAGTCATAGATACAAGAATAAATCTACTGATTCATGACTATGAACTATTTCAAATGAAGGATGAAGAATCAGTAGAAGAGATGTTTTCTCGATTCAGCAAATTGTTGGAGATCTGA